Part of the Tenacibaculum sp. SZ-18 genome, TCAATCTCTTTGGTTTTTAGTTTGTGATAAATCCCAACTTCTCCAGTTAGTTTATCAGTTGGTTTTGTCATTTCCAAAACTTCGTCCAAGTCAGATTCAGGGAAGCTGATACTTAATATTTCAAAGTTTGAATCTTTCGGAAAGAATTTCTCTTTGTATTCCGTCAATGTTTTTATGTCCGAAAATGTATTTATCCAACCAAGTTTTTGTTCATCCAGTTTTTTGTCCGCCCAAACTTGAATCTCCTCAATATTTTTATCTGTTAGATTAAAAGTACGTTTGGTTTCCTCAAATTCTTTTTTTTCAGTTGTTGCCCAAGAAATTGCCCACGAGTCAAAAAAAGAGTCGTTTATGCAACGACTACAAGTATAGATTTTCGAACCTTTAATCGTTCCGGATTCGAGAGGTTTTAATTTAATCAGATAATATGCTCCAATATAGTACTTCACTTGGTTTCGGCATTGTTTACAACGGTCTCGTATAACCGTCAGTTACGGGTTTAAAGTTACTGTTTTTTGGTTAAGCACTGACGCTTGCAATTCCGAGTAGATTCGGACAAAGTCGAATCCGCCGTAATTGCGGTTATACATTGTTGTGAGCAGTATTTTATTCACAGTATTTTGTCAGTTTTATACTTTTTAAAGCTTTAAAAAATTCCGTTTGAGTTGAGTCAGATAAACTATTTCCATAAAAACTCAATCTCGTTTTATTAGAATTTGGTCCACCACCTTTAAGACTGTCGATATAAATTCCACTAGCTCCAAATCCTTTGTTCTTTGGTTTGATGAATTTAGCTTGAAAGCAATCAATACTATCTAATTCATATTCGTATTTTAGATAATCTTTTGTATTATATTTTGCAGTTAGAAAATCATCGACAACCAAGTACTTCACTTTTTCCAGTTGCTTTTTTTGTTTTTCTGTAAATTCAGAATATTCAGATTTATCAAATACCAGAACTTCATTATTTCTAGTCAAATCTCCAGAGTACCAACCTAAATCGAAAATCAAAGTATCATTTTTGTCAGTTATTAGTCCCCTTACATAACTATCAATTCCCTTTATTTTATACTTGTTCCAACTTGAAGGAACAGTAATTTCAAACGCTTTAAAGTCAACCGTTTTGTATTCTGATTTTTGACAAGCTAAAATTAGAGTTAAAATTATTATCGATAGTATTTTTTTCATATTGCTCACAACGTTTTGTGTATGATTAGTTGCGGGAAAAGGATACGAGTCTTTTTCCGTTTTTTCGGAAAGATAATTAATAAGATTGAATTTCTGATAAGGAAATTCAGCCGCAATTAATTATACGCTTTGTTGTGTGTTGCCGTATTTAGTTTTTATTCCAGTATGTTTTTCTCAATTCAAATGACTCTTTCGTTTTATTTATTTCAAACTCTAAGACGTTACCCTTAAAACAATTGTGGTGTTCATCTTTTTCTATTCCCCAAGATTTGAATTTTACTAAGTTAGGGTCTGAAAAATCAAAATCAAAGGTAAAATAGTTGTCTTCTAGTTCTAGTCTACAAGATTCCGATCTCTTTTTAAGAATATTTTCTAAACCATTACTAAATACTTTTTTAAATTCAATTGGTTCTAAACTATCTCCATTAAAAATATAAGTGTGAATATCTTTTCCGTCTCCTACAATATCATTGGTAATAACAATACTTTTTATTGAAGTAAGGTTAAAGATTGAAAGTGTCCAAAAACCGTCTACAACTTGAATTCCTAAAGTATTTGGTTTTATGTATTTAAATTTGTGATAAGCTTGGGTAGTGTCTATGAGATAGTTGTTTTTCTCTATAAATTCTACAGTTTTGATTCGATCTTTTTGAGGCCATTTCCAACTTTCCATTGATTCAAGCGGAAGTATTTTTAGAATATCGAGAATTTTTTGGTTTTTCAAATAATCAATTTGAGTAGTATCTGAGTACTTTTTACCTCTATCAGTTTTCTGTACTTTACTTTTTTGAAGTTCTGTTTGGTTTTTATCAGTCTGAACTACAGTTGTATCTAGATTGTATGTTTTATTGATTTTATTATTCTCGACTTTACAAGAAGAAGTTAAAATAAAAACGAATAGTACAAATAAATGTTTCATCTTTTTCAGGTTACACACAACGTTTCGTGTAAGTTGCGTTTTAATGCAATTTACACGTTGTTGTTTGTAGTAAATATAGCTAAAATCTTATAGTTTCTGTTTTTATATTTACGTAGTCAGTCCAGGCGCTACATTCAGATTACTTTAAATCCACTTGTTTTTTCAAGATTATGAATTATATCAACCACAGACTGATATGGTTTGTTATCTGAAAAATGATTTTCTGCTTTGCTGTAAAACATTGATTTAAATAAAATTATCGTTTTAAAACTTGACATTGTCAAAAAAATCTTCTAATTTCGGCAAGCTTTTTACGCTAGCATGCGTATTTGAAAGTGTAACTCTCATACGATGTCAATCGATAAGCTTGACTAAACTACATTCTTACGTTTAGTTAATTTTAATCCTGTTTTACCTATCCTTGATCACAATCAAAAAGTGTATTTAAAAGCCAAAAGTTGGACTTATTACATACAACGTTTATGTATATGGAAAGTTGCGGTTTTGTATGCGAGGATTTTTCGAAGGAAAATCAAACGTAACAAAATAAGCAACTTCCTTTAAATTTAGCCTAAACCAGCAATTTTTTATATACTTTGTTAGGCACTGGCTTTTATTTATCTTTTTCTTCAGAATTATCAGATTCAGGTTCCGAATTATTTTGATTTTCTACATTATCTAACAAATCTTTTGGTGGTTTTCTAAAAGGTAAACTTTTGTCAACTTCTCCACCATTTTTTAATTTGTCTTCCATTAATTTTTTTAATAAATCTTTGTCCATTTTCTCTATGTTAGATTGTTTTTATTCAGCTTGTTTAAATTCTAATTCTGCGTTTTGGTTTTTCTCTAAAAATTCCAACAATTTTTTGTCAGATTTCATTTTTTCCTCAATAGCTCCAATCTGAAGAGTAATTTGCGAATCAGTCAGACCTCTGTTTTTCAAATCAGCCTTGATTGATTCTGTATCTATTCTTAAATAATTTTCCATACTTGAAATTATACCATTAAGCATATTGTTGTCCATAACCATAAAATCAAATTTTACAGGAGTTTTGTCTGCTAGAATACTTTCATCATAATAGTGTTTTAACTCCGTATTCTGAATCATTTGCTCTTTTGTTAAATTGACTATTCCGTTCGAGTTTGTCGGAATAAAACTATAAGTGTAATAACTCAATGAATCAATATAAATGTTTAGATGACAGAGAACGTTTTCCATTTGTAAATTTTCACCGTTTTTATTTTTTAATTGGATGCTAATTTTTTTTGGTAAAAGTGGATGTTTTTTATTTTGTAATTCGTTTGTGTATTCAGCAAATTTTTCAGGACTATCAATTTTCATCGTTTTTTTATTATTCTCTTTGCAAGAGAAAATTATAATTAGGATTAATATGTAGATTGGCTTTCTCAAATTGTAGCTAACGGTTGTGTATAAGCTTTGTTGCGATGTATAAGTAGTGAATTTAATAAATAAAACACGAACGGCGAAATTCCGAAGAATTTCCCAAGTGAGCCAAAACCAGCAATAAAGTTTATACGGTGTTACCTGCCGGCTTTTGTTCGTTTCTCAATTACATAATTTCCCATTTTCCCACAGTCAGAATTTAGAACTTCAATTTCATTCCTGTTTTTAGAAATAAAATTTAAAAACTTTCTTTCATACTCATACCAAGTCCCACCAATTGGTGTATTTCTGCAAGTTTCGACTAAACTAAATATCTGTTTTCCATTTTGAGTAATTAGACCTCCAGGTTTTACTCCGATAATTAATCCAATTACTCTCTCATAATCTTTTTTATCTAAACTTTCCAAATTATCAAACATCTCATATTTCAAAGCGTCTTTTTTTATTTGATTAAAAGCAGTCTCAGCTTTTTGGTTATTAGAATATGTTGCAACAAATAAAATAAAATGTTGATAATTTATTGGATTTGTTTTCTTTGGATAATTTTTATCTGAATAAGCCACAATTTTTTCAAGTCCATTTGATTGGAAAATTTTCAAATGTCTCGGGTTTTCAGAATTTTTTATATTAAATGAGTGAATTCTGATATTTTCTTTCAATACTTCGTTTGCGAAAAGTTCAGCAGATTTTGAGTAATCATTGTTCAATTCTGAATTAGATTTAATTTCAGTTTTAGATTCAATTATTAGCTTTGATTTTTGTTCAGTTTTTTGTTTTTCATTACAAGCACAAAGAAGCAATGTCATTATTATCAATATGTTCTTTCGGATTCTCATTTTTAGCTTGCAGGTAACGGTATTGTGTATGAAACGTAGCGTTCAAGAAGGCACTAACTTTTCAGATTAACACAGAGCCGAATTTTATATTTTGTTTTTAATTTTTCTATTCTAAAAGCCAAATTTAAAAATTTGGCGGACTTTGTAAATAAACACATACCTTTTTGAAAGCCTTTATTAGCTATGTTTTATACATGTTGTTGGCAAATCGTTTTTAAGATTCAAGATGATATTCAATATAAAAATACGATTCTTTAAATTCAGCTAAATATCCATATGTAGGTCCTACTGGCATACGTGGATTAATAGTTTCTTCAATTTTCCAGTAATTCATTAGACCATTTGGCTTTATTACATTATGCTTATTAAATCTAGGTTCATTTTCTCCTGTCCAATCATCTTTATATTCTTCAATTTCATCTAATGCTCCTTTTAAATCTCTTTCAAAAGTTGATATGTCTATTTTTTCAATTTTCAATCCATTACACCATTCTTTTAAATCAACTTCGAATTGCCAATTAGACAAACCATAGGTCAAATCCGTATGCATTTCTACTGCTTTAATTAAACTTAAAAAAAAATGTTCAGGTGACTCATATATCTCTTTAGTACCGCCAACAATTCGAGTGAAACTAATCTGCCAAGTCATACCCAATTCATCAAATATAAATTTGGTTGCTAAATTATCTTTGTTGATTAATTTGGTAAAATTTTTAGTATTCATTCTAATGTTTGCCAACGTTTAGTGTAAAATGCGTTTTAATGCATTTTTACACAGTGTTAGGTTTAGTTTTATATTCCTTCATATTTGTTAGTTACAAATCGGAGTTTTTTAATTGCGTTAAACAGGCAAAATCCAAAATCATGGTGAGGCAGATTTACGATTATTTCAGTATTGTCCTTTTTTATGATTTTAAAATCACCCGAATAGAGCCAACTTTTATATTCTCTGGGATTTTTGAACTCAGCTGCTTTTTCCTTGTTTCTGCCATTTTCAAGATTAAGAAATTTAAAGTCTTCAATTTCAATCCCGTTTATTCTATTATCTATTCCATTTTGCCTAACAAACAAACATTTAGTTGTTAGGAGTATCCAATTTGAATTACCCAAATCCATAAGTAAAACTTCTAGATCATTATCATCAAGGGCAACATTATTCAGTCGGGTATTGCTGTCTGAAGAGTCAAAAAAGTTGAATCTAGGTTTCCCTTTGTAAACTTCAAGTGACTTAATAATTTGTGTTTTTATTTTCTCTTTTTCCTTTCTCAATCTTTCTCTAATTAAACCTAACGATTGGTATAAATGGTCGTTTTAATGCCATTTATACTTTGTTGGCAAATCGTTTTTATTTTTTTTAATCCCATAAATGTAAATAATACTTTGAGAATTTATTTAAACCTTCTTGGATTTTTTCCTCATTATATTCAAGTTCTTTATCAAACTGTAATGTATAATTCAAGAGTTGTTTAAAAGCATCAATCATTTTATCAAGTTCCTTATTCCAAGCATGCTTCAATTCAAGTTCATCTTTGTCTGAATATGAATCTTTTTTTTCAGACACGTCTAAAATCCAATCTGGTAATGAATATCCTCTTATGTTATAATTCTCTTTATAGTCTTCAAGTCGGCTTAAAATAAATTCAGCCATTTCATATTTCACCTCATACCAAGCCCATTGATTATTTTTATCTAGTTCTTTTATATTATCAAATTTAATCCAGAACTGTTCAAGTTTTTCACTGAAAATTCCTTTTCTCATATCCAGCTCAGCAATCTTTGAGCTAAAATCAGAATAATTCTTCATTTCTAATTCACTCACTATAATTTCGTCTACAGTTTTAGTCCCACTTTCCCATTGCTTATCGGTCAAAAAATTCACGTACAGTTTGTCATTCTGACTTTCTGATTTCATTCCTTTCAGAATCCACTTTTCTTCAATCCACCAAGGCAAAGAATTTCCATCCTGTAATTCAATCAGCTCGAATTTTCTTTTTTCAAATCCTTTCAGTAAATCCTTTTTATAATGTTTCATTTAATGTTTGCCAACGTAATTGTGTATGAAAAGTTGCAATGATTTTGGCAGCAATTTTTCATTCGTTTTTCATGATTTAAAAGTAAATATAATTTTTGATTTATAGAGAAAGAAGCAATTTTTTATACACGCTGTTAACTAATGTTGGAGAACACTAGCCAAAATTCAAAGCGTTTAGAAAATTTTGTACTGAAAGCAAACGAGACAGAATGCAAATCTAGATGTTTATAAACAAGAACAATTGTCAGTCAATAAAAGATAAATAGTCACAAGCCTTACTTGCATTTAGTTTGTGTATTTTAAGATTTGTAAAAAGCCTTTTTTTAGAAAAAGAACGGATCAGAACGTTCAGCGAGAATTGGCTAAAAATACGATGAGGTTCTACTCAAAAATAAAAAGTAAGCTAAGTTATCGGAACGAGCCAGAGACTTTTCAAACACAAAACAAGAACCGACAATCAAGAAATTAGGAGATTGGCAAATTATCCAAACCATCAAACGTTTAGTTCTCTAAAAAAAGGACGAAGCTGGAATTACTCTTGAAAAGTACAATTTTGCAACTGACTTTGATTTTTCAAAAAGAGAACTTCATATAATTCTCGACAATGATAGTTAACTCGTTATATCTGTATAAATATTCCTATTTATCGATTAAATATTCCGGATAACAGGAACTTTTGTGTTTTTCTAGTGTTTTTATTTATCGGGTATTTTTTCAAAAGTATTGAAAATTTAATTAACTCCAAATAGTTTTTTAAACACAAAAAAACACTCCACAGAAATACTGGATAGGGTGTTATAATGAACAAAAGAAAGTCAAAGTTTATAAATCGATAATTACATTATTCCTACTTACACCTTCAGATAAAGTCGATTTCTTCTAAAAGATGTTATAAGTAACTTCTAAACCATTACCTCTATTTTTTTCTAGTTCTGCAAAACGTTTTTCAATTCCTGTTTTTATTTTTTTTCTTTTGCATGCGTAAAAATTTGTAATCCGTATTGTAAGGCTTTTGCAAATTTAGGATACTCTGCATTTTTTTATTTGGTTTCTTTGGGCTTTCAATCTTATCGATAAAGTTGAAGGATTATCGCATACTTCAAAGAAACCTTTACCAATGTTTAAACCGAAATATTTTATATCTTTAAAAACAAGATAAAAAGATTTTAAAGATCCAAACTAGTGAGAATTTTGAAGCTTAAAAGCCAAGACTTAAGTGGATTCATAGAAAACTGGGCGAATTAAATATAAAAAATGAGTAGATATTATTAATGTTAAGCTGATTATTAGCTCTCTTAATTATAAACCTTATTTCGCTTAGGTTCATTTTAAATAAATAACAAATTTGATATAACGCTTACTAAGATATGTGTAATTAATTACGATTGATTTTCCTCATCGAAACTTCAATCTTATTAATAATTTTTCCTCAACATCGGAAAATGGCTTGCCTCTTATTATTGCAAAGAAAAAACAGATATATTACTTGTATACAATTTAAAAATATAACGTCATGAGTAACTCAATATTTCGGAAAGATGGAACAGCCCAAGGTGTTGCAAAACAGCGTTTTATTGAGTCGCTAGCTAAACCTCATAAACGTATTATATATGACCCCTATGCAGATAAATTTGTACTTGGCTCGAGTCTGATAAAACTAATGGGTCATAAACTGAGCGTATGGATTACTAAACAGTTTGCACCTGGTTTTCACGAACACCTTATTTCTCGAACACGATTTATTGATGATTTAGTAAAAAATGCAGCGAATAAAGGGTTTGAACAATATGTTATTCTCGGTGCAGGATATGATTTAAGAGCACATAGGCTCAATCTTCCATCTACATTGAAAATATTTGAAGTGGACCAAAAAGAAGTTCAAAATAGAAAGCGAACAAAACTTACTTCAAATATTCCCAATTTTGAAAATATAAAATATGTGAGCATAGATTTTAATAATCAATCACTTAAGAAAGAGCTTTTAGGAGCTGGATTTGATGTATGTAAATCAGCCATTTTTACCCTTGAAGGTGTTTCGCAGTATATTTCAAAGGAAGCATTAAAATCAACCTTAGAAGAAATAGAGGAACTCACAAAAAACACGAATGCTATTTTTTATATTTCATATGTAGACATTCAGTTAAAGGAAGATCCCAAACTTTGCTTTGGTAAGGATTATCCTTACCCAAAAGAGAAGGTAAAAACAGTTATGAACTTAGCGGCAAAAGTAGGAGAACCTTGGATATCCTTCTATTCGCCAATGGAAATAAAAGAAATCCTTTCAAAACATGGATTTACGCTAATTGAAGACAAAACTCTGGTTGATTTCAATTCAGAGTATTTTATTCCTGTCGGTAGAAAACTGTCCGATAGCGAATTATTTAATCTGGAACATTCAGTACACGCTGAAAGAAAACAGCTTGTAACTAAATCTAAACTGCATTAAAACGTTCTACGTAATTTTCAAAAGGAAGTGTCAAAAATCTTACTACGCTCAGATTTAACTTCATATCCGGCATTTGCTCGATGCGCAGAAGTATAAGAAATGAATCAATCTGATTTAACAAATCGAATATTCCAAAACCTATCATTTCCGAAAGAATGAATGTAAATCCTACTTTAATTTGATTTATTTTGGCAGCTCTATTATTGGATAAATAGGGATGTTGGGACGAGAATACTAGATTTTAAAATTTTAACTTCGTAACATTAATAAATATTAAAAGATAAAAAAGGAATATTCACGAGTGATCATCATACGCTGCTGTTTATAAGTTGTAAGACTAAAACTGGAAGTTGAATTGAAGGACTTGCGGTTAATTAGCAATTAAATTTTACTTAGAAGTGCATATACTTCAAAAAAAGAAGGAGAAACGGATAAGTACTCTAAACGTTAAGAAAGGTGTTTATCTTTTGAATCTTCATAAATGTAAAGTGTTTTTGTAAAATAGAACAACTTGTTTTACATGTTTAAGATTAAGGTCAATGAATAAAATTCAACATTATTTAAAATTAGTACTAATAAACTTCAAGAAACTTGCATTAGAAATTATGTTAATTAGTTTTTTTGATTAGTGGTGCTTTGAATATAACATTAATGTTGATTGACATGGAATTATTAAGACAGTAGCAAAATCAGGATTTCTAATCTTCTCATTATTGTTAGTGATAATCGGATAAAAGTTAGAAGATGAGCTAACATTAAGGATTAAACTTACAGCATTTTCTACTTCATTTATTTATGGAGTTGCAATTATAATAGTTGAGACATTTATCAATCTGATGATAGAAGATAGTCCATAACATATAATGGAGCAACTGAACTTTTAATTAGCATGTTCTTATTGTACTTCATAATTATATTTATAATGAAAAAGAATAGGTAGTGAAGAATAATATTAGAATACAAATAGCGATTAAAGATTAAATCAAGAATCATTAGCAAATACAATTGGAGTTTCTACGTAAACTATTAACTCTGTTGAAAAAAACAGATATGTGCCATCAACTATTCTCGCTTTGAAATTAGCTAAAATATTTGCTAAAAGTGTAAATGAATTGTAATTGTTTGAATTAGAAGACAAGGATTTAAACCTGAGTTCCAGAATTTGTTTAAAGATAAAGAGCTTATGTCGTGAATTCAGATGTTTGTAAATTTTAAGAAAGTCCGCTAAAATTTAAATTTAGTTTTTTTAGTTATAAAATATAAATGCAAAATATTTATATTTATATAGATAATAATGAAAGTGCTTGTTAACCACTCTAAATTACTTATCATGATCGTTATACATAATACAAAAGAGATAACATGATTCAAGCTAGAAAAAAAGCTTTATTTTTTGCTATTCTACTAATAACTCTGGGTAGTTGTAAAAATGCTGAAACAAACAATTCAGAGAGTTGCTATTTAAATTCCAATGTAAAAACCTTAGTTCACGACGGTCTCAATAGAGAGTATTTGTGTTATATACCTAGCTCATATGATGGGACATCCGCTGTTCCATTAATGTTAAATTTTCATGGATTTGGTGGTAGTGCAAGTGATTACATGCAAGAAGCAGATATGCGTTCCTTGGCAGAATCAGAAACTTTTATTTTGGTCTATCCACAAGGAAGTTGTTTAGATGGCTCTTCTCACTGGAATGCTTGTTCAAATGGAGGGGATAATAAAAGTGATGCTGATGATTTTGGTTTTATTGAATCAATAATTAATGAAATTTCATCGCAATATAACATAAACATGGAAAGAATTTATGCTGCTGGATATTCAAATGGAGGTATGATGGCATATGGGCTTGCGAATTACAAAAGTGACTTAATTGCTGCAGTAGCATCTGTTTCTGGTGCAATGTTAGATTGTACGGGAGCTACAAACCATCCTATGCCAGTAGTCCATCTTCACGGTACCTCCGACGCAGTTATACCCTACAATGGAGGTAATGGCTGGAATTCTGTACAAAGTACATTAGACTATTGGATAAATTTCAACAACACAAATATTAGCCCAACAATAACTGTTGATAATAGTGGAGGAATTACAATTGAGCATTATGTCTATGATCAGGGAGACGGCTTAGTTTCTGTTGAGCATTACAAATATATCGGAGGAGACCATGTTTGGTTTAATTCAACTTTTCAAGATCAAAACACATCTGCATTGGTTTGGAATTTCGTATCACGATATGACATAAATGGATTGAGATAAATAATAAAAGTACATCACAACGGCTAAATCAAATTAAGGTTGTGTATTTTCATTAAGTAGTTGAACGTTAATAGTTATTTAAGAAAGTGGACAGTGAAATGCTGAGAAAATCCGAACTAACTACAACCGAAACTCTCACAAACAATTTACATCATAATCACAAATGAACAAACCAAAAGCATTGTTTACTTTATTAATCGGAATTATCATTTGATCCTGTTCTTCACATGATAATTGCAATGAAATTTTAGAACCAAATGGAAGTGGATTTACCTTAAATTGTAATAGATATGAAACACCTTTTGGACGTTTGAATATTATCATCAATTGAATTTGAAACTGCATCATGTAAGTCATAATTTGTAAACGCTCCGAATTGTAGTGGAATAGCTTTCTATTATGAAAAACGGAATACTAATATAAACTTTGTTAATATTTGGTTGACATTTGGTTGATAATTCCTTCAGGTACTTATACTTTAAATTGTGATGTTGATATACAAAACGTTGCATTTTATATTGCAGATTGGAATCGTGTAATTCCTAATGAATCTTTAGTTACCTGTAAAAATACAGATAGTAGCTATTTCAGTTCTGAAGGATTATATGGTTCTGACTATTAGAACATTGTTTTAAATGTGTAAAAAAATAAAAGTATTTACACTTTTGACTATATTATGTTTTGTGACGGAAAATCTGTAAATGTTTTTTTTGAAGGCAAATTGGAAGTGGTTGACAGACGGGAATAGAAATAGAAACTGGTTGTAACAATGGCTTTAAATAACTGGCAGCTATTGCTTACTTCTGATAATCTATAAGTATTTTTTATTCGCTTTGTATTTACTCAATCAATTATCCCAAACATTCAAATTGTCATACACAAATATTTTAGTTCAGCTATTGATCTGTCTTAATTAAAGGCAATATAATTTGTAAAATACGTTTAGAGCAAATGATTATAATGTATAAAAAGTTACCCGATCAATGTAATTTTGGAAAGATAGAAATTCATTTTTCTAGAATTATTGAGTTCCTAAATGAGGCAATAGATAAATTGTAATTTCTTCCTACAGCAGAATTTGCATCATTT contains:
- a CDS encoding extracellular catalytic domain type 1 short-chain-length polyhydroxyalkanoate depolymerase; its protein translation is MIQARKKALFFAILLITLGSCKNAETNNSESCYLNSNVKTLVHDGLNREYLCYIPSSYDGTSAVPLMLNFHGFGGSASDYMQEADMRSLAESETFILVYPQGSCLDGSSHWNACSNGGDNKSDADDFGFIESIINEISSQYNINMERIYAAGYSNGGMMAYGLANYKSDLIAAVASVSGAMLDCTGATNHPMPVVHLHGTSDAVIPYNGGNGWNSVQSTLDYWINFNNTNISPTITVDNSGGITIEHYVYDQGDGLVSVEHYKYIGGDHVWFNSTFQDQNTSALVWNFVSRYDINGLR
- a CDS encoding class I SAM-dependent methyltransferase; the protein is MSNSIFRKDGTAQGVAKQRFIESLAKPHKRIIYDPYADKFVLGSSLIKLMGHKLSVWITKQFAPGFHEHLISRTRFIDDLVKNAANKGFEQYVILGAGYDLRAHRLNLPSTLKIFEVDQKEVQNRKRTKLTSNIPNFENIKYVSIDFNNQSLKKELLGAGFDVCKSAIFTLEGVSQYISKEALKSTLEEIEELTKNTNAIFYISYVDIQLKEDPKLCFGKDYPYPKEKVKTVMNLAAKVGEPWISFYSPMEIKEILSKHGFTLIEDKTLVDFNSEYFIPVGRKLSDSELFNLEHSVHAERKQLVTKSKLH